A window of Trichosurus vulpecula isolate mTriVul1 chromosome X unlocalized genomic scaffold, mTriVul1.pri SUPER_X_unloc_2, whole genome shotgun sequence contains these coding sequences:
- the LOC118833154 gene encoding 14-3-3 protein theta-like: protein MNSEGEGNWSAWRVISSIEQKSDTTDKKMQLVKDYREKVECELRSICTTVLELLDKFLIANVTNPESKVFYLKMKGDYFRYLAEVACGDDRKQAIDNSQGAYQEAFDISKKEMQPTHPIHLGLALNFSVFYYEILNNLELACTLAKTAFDEAIVELDTLNEDSYKDSTLIMQLLRDNLTLWTSDSAGEECDAAEGAEN, encoded by the coding sequence ggcaattggtcaGCCTGGAGGGTCATTTCCAGCATCGAGCAGAAAAGTGACACCACTGACAAGAAGATGCAGCTGGTCAAGGACTACCGGGAGAAAGTAGAATGTGAGCTAAGATCCATTTGTACCACTGTCCTGGAATTGTTGGATAAGTTTTTAATAGCCAATGTGACTAATCCAGAGAGCAAGGTCTTCTATCTGAAAATGAAGGGAGACTACTTCCGGTACCTTGCTGAAGTAGCGTGTGGTGATGACCGAAAACAAGCAATAGATAATTCCCAAGGAGCTTATCAAGAAGCATTTGACATCAGCAAGAAAGAGATGCAACCTACACATCCAATTCACCTGGGGCTAGCTCTTAACTTTTCTGTATTTTACTATGAGATCCTTAATAATCTGGAGCTTGCCTGCACATTGGCTAAAACAGCTTTTGATGAGGCTATTGTAGAACTTGATACACTGAACGAGGACTCCTACAAAGACAGCACCCTTATCATGCAGTTGCTTAGAGACAACCTAACATTATGGACATCAGACAGTGCAGGAGAAGAATGTGATGCTGCGGAAGGTGCAGAAAATTAA